The DNA region CGCTTGATTGAGGTGACCGAGGCGGCGTTCTGGCGCGGCGTTGAAGCGCTTGTGCCCGGCGGTCGGCTCGGTGATATGGCGGCCGTCATTCAGAGCTTCGTTGAGGGCGAAGGATTCGGTGTTGTGCGCGACTTCGCCGGTCACGGCGTCGGGCGCACGATGCATGAGGATCCCTCCGTGCCGAACTGGGGCGAGGCAGGCAGCGGCTCCCGGGTTCGAAACGGCATGACACTAGCGATCGAGCCGATGGTCACAACGGGTTCGCCAGCGGTTCGCGAGCTGGACGACGGATGGACCGTCGTCACGGTGGATGGTGGGCGCGCGGCCCACTACGAGCATACGGTCGCGCTCAGCGGTGGCAAGCGATTGATATTGACGGCGCTGGACGAGGTCGTGATATAATGCCGTGTTGTTGCGCATGCTTTGCCATGCGCTATTTGCGCGTTCTACCTGCGTGAGTGGGGAAGCGCGTAGCGCGATTCAGGTTATGGGGCGGGTCGCGATTCCAATGCCCAACGCGTTGTTTCGCGTTGAGCTCGAAAACGGTCAGAGTGTTCTGGCCCACGTCGCAACAGATCTCAAGATGCGGTCTGTGAGGCTATTGCCGGGCGACAGGGTACGGGTTGAGCTCTCTCCGTTTGACCTGACCCGTGGGCGCATCATTGAGATTCGTCGCGACTGAACGCACGAG from Thermomicrobiales bacterium includes:
- the map gene encoding type I methionyl aminopeptidase — encoded protein: MPILLKSEADIATMRAAGRVVADVHARLRELIQPGVTTAALDQAAVDIIAAAGGSASFLGYYGYPASICASINDVVVHGIPGPVELEDGDIISIDVGVMLDGFHADAAFTQAVGEIDDESRRLIEVTEAAFWRGVEALVPGGRLGDMAAVIQSFVEGEGFGVVRDFAGHGVGRTMHEDPSVPNWGEAGSGSRVRNGMTLAIEPMVTTGSPAVRELDDGWTVVTVDGGRAAHYEHTVALSGGKRLILTALDEVVI
- the infA gene encoding translation initiation factor IF-1 is translated as MLCHALFARSTCVSGEARSAIQVMGRVAIPMPNALFRVELENGQSVLAHVATDLKMRSVRLLPGDRVRVELSPFDLTRGRIIEIRRD